DNA from Podospora pseudopauciseta strain CBS 411.78 chromosome 5 map unlocalized CBS411.78m_5, whole genome shotgun sequence:
ACAACGAGGTAGGCACCAACCGAGTCGGCAATCTTGCGCATGCGCTCGTAGTCGATGAGGCGGCAGTAGGCCGAAGTACCGGCGACGAGGATCTTGGGGCGGAAGAGCTGAGCGTTCTTCTCGAGCTGGTCGTAGTCAATGATGCCAGTGTCAAGGTTGACACGGTAGGGCATGGTCTCGAAGTAGGTGGAGACAGCAGAGATCCTAGGGAGGCCCATGTTAGCTCTCTGTGGGGTAATGTAGATCCGGGGAAAGCTGAGAAATGCTTACTTGCGCTGGGGGGTCTGGTAACCGTGGCTCAGATGGCCACCGTGGGGGAGGTCGAGACCCATGAGTCTGCCGTGAGGAGGCATGATGGCCTGGTAGACCTGGAGGTTGGCAGGGCTGCCGCTCAAGCACTGAACGTTGACACCCCACTTCGCGGGGTCGAGGTGGAAGGCCTCAAGGGCACGCTTCTGGCAGAGAAGCTCGATCTCGTCGATGTGCTGGTTGCCGCCATAGTAACGAGCGCCGGGGAGACCCTCAGAGTACTTGTTGGACATGGGGGAGCCGAGGGCATCGAAAACGGCGCGGGAAGTGACGTTCTCggaggcgatgaggatgatggacTCGCGCTGACGCTGGATCTCGTGCTTCTGTAGGAAGGGTCAATGCTGCTGTTCCGGCCATGTATCGAGGCTATTCAATTCCAACGGAGGCGTACCATGATCTCAGCGACCTCGGGGTCAGAGTCCACGAGGGACTTCTCGAGGAGCTAGAGGCGGTGAGTCAGTATGTGAGGTCTTCATCATGGGAATAGAGTCTGTTTACGAACCTGCTTGTGCTCCTCGGAGAGGGCGTATGTGCTGGAGGCCATTGTGTCTTGTGTGTAAGTCGGATAACTTGGGGGATGATGGTAGGAATTGagtttggtgatgaggaaaaaagaagagaaaaaagttTGAGAGTGAGACGAGGATTCACAGGGTCTTTGTCTTTCTTTGGCGGGGGGCCGTCTGGAGGGGGGATCGgagggaggaaagaaaaatTTGGGAACCCCCACTTCGTGACTGAGCATCAGTTGCGGAGCTTTGCAGCGGAAAGGAGGGGCAACAGGGGCGTTTGGAGGGGCTTCGGTTGGGACCTCACGGACCTGCAACACCCAGCCAGTGTCATGCCAAGCTCATCATGCATCTATCGAAGTCTACCATGACCGAATCGGTCATATTCGGCCACTTTTCCACAGCGATCTCGGTCCTCTGTTCCTGATGTTTGAAGGTGGAGGTTATCTTGGGAGTCTTGGCCATCTCTCTATAGGACTTTTACGATGGAACTActgtaggtaggtatgtatTCTGGACACTACTACAGACGCCAATTCGATGTGGTATCGCACTATGCGGTCACCCACTTCAGAGAGATCTACGCACCACACCGCATGCACCGACAGACCGACCGTCCCGACGTCGCTACACTGGAATGTCTGTCGTGAGTCTGGCCCGGGATCGGGACCGGAAAATCGGATCAAGGTGGAGTTGCGTGCCGATATCTCGATCCGAACAGTTGGGAGTCATTGGCTGTCTCTGACTTAGACCGGTGAACCTGGGAATGGATAACGCGTCATCTTGCCATAACCCGCTTGTAATCTGATATAGGAGGGGAGTGAAGTCTCTCTTTTAAGAGGGCGTCGCGGCCTATCGATAATTTTTATACTCCCATCTTTTATTTTCATTGTTCATAAAGCCTCAAACTCGCAAACTCTACACCAGAAAGCCTGCTTTTCAGACTCTTCGAGCTGACCTCTCAGTGGATTGAGCGCCAATCAGACCAGGGTGCCATCAAGGTTCTTGCCGCGGCTCACCATGGCGAATGCCATCCATCAATTCAACAATCCATTCAACGACACACCGGCTGATGGCTTCAAAGAATGATGTGCGCTCGGGAGCCTGTTCGACAGGTCACGGGATCGACTATTAGATGAGGCGGACAGGTCGGGCAGGCGGACTGGGTGGACAGTTCTGCACAGATGGGCTGGCTATTGCTGGCTGTATGGTAATGGAATCCCCGGAAGCGAGAGTCACAGTTGGATGAAACGGTCAGCCAAGGTTCCCAAACGACCTGCGTGATCAATCCGCCCAATCGTTGCCATGGTTGCCGTACAATACCACTGTAATTACGATACATCTTGTGCCTGGCCGCTGCTTCCCCGCGCCAAGACGTCATGAGGCAGGGGAGACCACACGCAAGCGGAGGTATCACGATACCCGATACGGTTACTCTGTATTTCTCACCGGCCCGTCCGTCGTCAGCAGCGCCACCCTGCCTCTCTGTCTGCCGCCTGCCACAACAAGCCAAGGCTGCGTGGCCAGCCAAGCAGCACCCCCAGGCCCCAGGGCCACCCCAGACCCAGCAACCTTCGTCACCGTtaacctctccccatccatctccaactGACTTGCCCCAactctctttctcctccctccccccttccattTAACATCAGTCTTTTGACTGCATCCATTttccatcaacaccatcgccCACAAACCTACCTCCACACCTGACCGACCCGACGCTCTCTTATCACCACCGTCTCTCTTTTCCCGCAACCCGCTTATCGGACTGCCCAACATGAAGGGCGCTCTTCTTACCGCAGCTGTGCTGCTCGGAGCCGCTCAGGCCGGTGGCACCcacaagctcaagctcaagaaggTCCCTCTTGCTGAGCAGCTGGTATGTTTTTATCCATTTTGGAATGTCTGCGACAGTTGTTTGCTAATGCTTATCGTGTGCAGGAGGCGGTCCCTCTCGAGACTCAGATGAAGCACCTCGGCCAGAAGTACATGGGCATCCGGCCTCAGCAGAGCCATGCCAATGCTGTCTTCCAGGGCTCGCTCGCCGACCCTAAGGGCATCCACCCCGTTCCCATCTCGAACTTTATGAACGCTCAGTGTATGTGCATTCCATCAAATGACGCTCTGCGATAAGATGCAAATGGCGCCATACTAACCCGTGCTGCGACAGACTTCTCCGAGATTACTATTGGTACTCCTCCCCAGTCTTTTAAGGTGGTCCTGGACACGGGAAGTTCTAATCTTTGGGTGCCGTCGGTGGATTGCGGGTCTATCGCCTGCTACCTGCACTCCAAGTATGACTCCTCTGCGTCTTCGACCTTCAAGGCCAACGGGTCTTCGTTTGAGATTCGGTACGGCTCCGGGTCGCTCAGTGGTTACGTGTCGCAAGACACCATGACTATTGGCGACATCAAGATTAAGGAGCAGGATTTCGCCGAGGCCACCAGCGAGCCTGGTCTGGCCTTCGCCTTTGGCCGTTTCGATGGTATCATGGGTCTCGGTTTTGACAGAATCTCGGTGAACGGGATTGTGCCCCCCTTCTACAAGATGATTGAGCAGAAGCTCATTGATGAGCCCGTGTTTGCTTTCAAGCTTGCAGATACCGAGGGCGAGTCCGAGGTTACATTTGGCGGTGTCGACAAGGACGCGTACAAGGGCAAGCTTATCACGATTCCCCTCAGACGTAAGGCCTACTGGGAGGTGGACTTTGACGCCATCTCCTATGGTGACGACACTGCTGATCTCGAGAACACCGGTATCATCCTCGATACCGGCACCTCCCTCATCGCGCTGCCCAGCCAGCTCGCTGAGATGCTGAACGCTCAGATCGGTGCCAAGAAGGGCTACACTGGTCAGTACACTGTCGACTGCGCCAAGCGTGACTCGATGAAGGATGTCACGTTCAACCTTGCTGGCTACAACTTCACTCTCGGCCCCTACGACTACGTCCTCGAGGCTGGCAGCAGCTGCATctcgtccttcttccccatGGACATGCCCGAGCCGGTCGGACCTCTCGCTATTCTGGGAGACTCCTTCCTGCGCAGATACTACTCTATCTACGACCTTGGCGCCAACACTGTCAGCCTTGCCGAGGCCAAGTAGTACAAGCCACGGAAGTCGCTTTCCATCGACGACCCGGCcaggagaaagaagaagaagggcgggAGACCGTGATGACAGGATGCcaggatgggatgggatgggatgggatgggatgaacaGCGCAGGGATCGGAGTTGGTTtcattttgtttttgtttttttgcgGTTGTGGCTTTGGTTTGATCAGTTTGTAtttttgctgtttttgtCGTTTCCGGAGTTGGCACAacacacatcatcatcaatcagTAATGCGGCGGATGGAAACTGTACCTTACACGTCCAAAGCAACAAATTGCGCGCAGAGTAGTGTTTTCCTTGTGTAAAGTAATCATGGGATAGCAATCCAGTAAAACATATTACTGcattatttttactttactttactcGGGAGTGTACTGTGCTCCGTACTTCCGTAGTTATGCTGTGCTCCGTGTCATCCATCTGTCTGATGCTGCGACAGATGCAGCCAAATGCCAAATGCAGAGTGCAGTGCTGGGCAGCAGGggctgaggggaggggtggtggctggTCACGTGCCGACCTGAGGGAAAAGTGCTCCACAGACTGGACGGAAGGGGACTAGTGTGGATAAGCCTCGCGCTGGCTTTTCGTAAACCAGTCCTCGGGGGTTGAGTTTGAACGACGGCCCTCCGCCATCACTCCTCAGCCCTTCGCAGCCTGCAACAGACAAAAAATAGCCATCGGATGCCGAGTGCCGCCCCAAGTCTGACTTGAAATCCAAAGGGcacccctttccccatcCCGTGCTCCTGTTTTGGATGAATTTGGCCCGTTGAGAGCGCGCCCGTGGTGCAGACGACAAAAGAGGCTGCTTGCTGAGGGTACCGAGTAAGCTGCTTGCTTTGCTGCCgcttggtgctgctgctgctctcccTTTCGCGAACAGGAACACGCGAATCGCGCGACAACTTGCAACCCACGCAGCTAAAAATTCAcccacctttttttttgcacACGGCCAACCATCCCACCTCCCGGGggtccatcaccacctcgacGGGTCTACTCATTCCCCGCCAACCATGGCTACGCCCGACGTCGCCGCGCCGAGTGTCAACGGCGTCGCAGCTTCGTCGCGTGCAGACTCGCCCGCAGACTCAATTAATTCCTCCACCAAGCGGAAACGCGATGCGAACGACGACCAGCAGGACCACAACGACAAGAATTCCAAGCCCCAGGTGAACGGCCTCCAAAAGTGCCACGATGATCAATCCCTCATTCGCGACTTTTTTGATGTTCTACAAAGGTATGCGCTCTCTTGCCTTGTATCAATTGCTGTGCCTTCATGACAGCACCGTTGCTTCGCATCTCTGCCCTTGGCTACCCTGGACCACTGACCTCATTCCCATCAGCCACGACAAGACCACTCCAGCCATCCTCAAGCGCCATCTCCAAGTTCCCGCCCCCGACGGTGAGCCCTCCCTCAAAAGAGCCAAAtccgaggaagacgagcCGACCACCATTGCCGACAAGGTGTCACAGGGGGCCTACCGAATTCTCGACGACCTGATGTGCGATCTCACCAAGGCGGTAGAAGACCAGGTGAAGGAACTCAAGATTGAAGATGGTGCTGCCAACGGGGACGTCATCAGCCAGACGAAATCCTTCAAAGCCGCGGCTTTGGAGCTGTACCGACGAGAGCTGTCGTACCCCAAATTGCCCCAATCTTTACCGGCGGTGCGACCTGGCCAAAAGGAAACAGGATCTGAGGGTAGCTTGGTCTTGTCGACGTTTGGTCAAGCCCCGAATTTAAGGCCACTTTTTACCAGTCTGCAACATCCTGCTTCACCCGATGGAGTCGTCAAGCCCTTGGGAGACGGGCAGTTGCCCAATGGAGTTACTGCGACCAAGATTTACCCAGACGTGTGTGCGGCCAGCGACAAGAATGCCCGTTCGCTGACACTAGGAGAGCTGTTCCCTTCCCCAAGAAACCTGCCACCTCTGCAACCACCAAAGGCGCCCAAGAACACCACTAAGAGCAATGTTCTTACCTTTTACCACCCCGAGCTTACCGAGAAATCCAAGTATCGTTCTGGCACTTATTTTTCCCAGCCCCTCTCCACTGGACACTGGCTGGATTACAGCAACGCGACACCGGCCATTCACGCCAAAACCAAGCAGCGCGAACGAGCCCAGAGCTTGGCAGGAGTCAAGCCTTCATCAGTTGAGCTGGAACTGTCGGAAATGGAAGCGCTTTTTCGAGGcgccttctccagcttcgcCCCGAGTAAAGATGACTCGGCTGCGATTGTGCCTTCGAGCCTCATCAGCCGGATTTGGTGGCAGCGGGTTGGTCGACGGAACTTTGAAAAGATGAACGAGGAGGCGTTCGatgagaaggaagaggagaatgCTGTCGATCCCGCTTTGGTAACCGAGATTGACGATGATTTGGTCAAGGAAGCTATTGAGAATTGGGATTCTGTGGTTGTTGACCCTACTTTGGATGAGGTACTCGGAAAGAGGTCggatggggagaaggaggtggaggaccTTCTCGACGAGGTGACTGACATGATTGAAACACTATCCTCTTTCCAGCGGAACCGCAACCTGACTGTACCGACCAGTCAAGACCGGTACTCAGCCGACCCCAACAATGGCGATATGCTGCGCAACGGCAACGCCTCGCAACAGCCAAGTGAGGAGGAAATGATGACGTATGAAACGCTCAAGGCACAGCTTGCCTTGATCATCCAGAGCCTGCCTCCCTACGCCGTCGCTCGTCTCAACTCGGACAGGTTGGAAGAGCTGGCTGTCAGCACCAAGATTGAGGTTCGGTCAGATGACTACAGGGGTgtcatggaggaggatgaaccAGCACGCCTTGCGCGACAGGCCGCTCAAGCTGCAACAAACGCCGTCCAGCGCCAGGCGCACAGGACCCCGAGCGTTTCTTCCGCCACATATGGCAACCACCAATATCCCGGTCAGTTCCAACCGTCGGCCCGTCCCATCGCCAACGCGCAGCACTTTCCACAAACACCGGTTCGGCCTCAGCAGAACATGTTCCCGCGGGCCCCGTCTACCGTCCCGATCCCGCAGCCGCATCACCAAGtccaaccccgccaaccGCCCCCTACCCAGTACAGGCCAGCACCGGGGCCGCAAATGTATGCACCGCAGCTTGCCAAGGCCCAAGGGCCCTATGGCCATTCTGGTGTTCCTCAGCCCTACGTCAACAGTCCCACGCAGCAACGGATGCcacaaccgccgccgccacctcaTTCTAACTATATGGGGCAACAAGGCGCACCTCGTTATCCCCAACAGGGTTACCAGCAAAGCTTTCCCCAGCATCAGCAGATTCacccccaacatcaacagcacccgcagcatcagcaggtgccacaccaccagccgCTGGCTCAACATCCACCGCAGCACCCACATAACCCGCAGCACCCGCCACAACATGGGCAGCAGGCGCCTTTCCCAGCCTACGCTAATGGCGGACCTATGCAGCGGACTATTTCTCCGCAGATTCCACAACAGAACCCATATGGACAATCGCCAACCCCGCCgcaacagcatcagcaaCTACCCCATGGGCGCCCACCTTATGGACCTGGTACTCCTGGGATGCCGCCCAACAACGTGCAGCATCGCGGGCCTTATCCTGCCTCGCCAAACATGATGCAAGGGGGCAACAGACCGTCTTCGAGCCTTACTGGCTTTGCAACCGTTATGCCCGAGGTACAGCAGCGCCAGGTCATGGAGCAAGCTCGCGCCAGAGCGGATGCGGAGCAGCGTGTGAGTGGACACATGGGCAAGGTTGCTCAAGGCGAAGTTGTGGGCTTGGCAGGGATTGGTCTCGGTGGGCAGATGGACGTCCATAAGATGGCAGCCGCCAACAAGATGCAAATAGGCAACAACGGGGCGTCACCAGGGCCCAAGATGGCCATGCACCAACCAAGTCCGACACCTCCCATGAATGGCACACAGACACCGGTGCCCGTACCGCATGTTCCCAGCCCGATGCAGGGCGTTGTTCCAACCCCGAGCCCCGGACCTCAGGGGCCCTTTGTCAAGCCGGCCATGCCTTGAAAGTGTTCACCAAGGGTATAAACAATCGAAAGAAGTATATGCCTCTATCCACATGGAAAAAAGCATTTGATGGATGGGTTCCCAGAAGTGGTGTATAAAAGGGGAaagcaagagagagagagaacgtTCTCAATGATGtaatggatggatggatggatggatggatggatggatggatggatgggaaaTAGATAACCACGAGGAAAGATGGGGCTCGGAGAACGGGAAGTGTAATATCATATTCTTattttctgtttcttttcgTAGGGAGGGGCAGGAAAGCGACAGGCAGGAAAGGTTTTTTTCAAGTCGGAACAATATCGGGCTTTTCTTGTGTGCTTTTCTTCTCACCTTGATTTTGTTTCTGTTAGCGGACAGGGCAAGAGGCAGCGGCGTTTTGAAAAAAGACTTTTGAGTTGTTCATGAGCGGAAACTGGCACTGCCTTGGTTCaaaagggagggtggtttgtTTTATCTAAAGACAATGCATTATTATTTATGATACTGTTAAAAGGGGTAGTTGTTGGATGTATGGGGGGTAAGATCTTTTGTTGCTTGAGTTGAATTGCCCAATCAAGAGCTGTCTAATAATACAACTTACAACTTGGGCAGTTGAACAGATGCCAAAGAATTGAGTCTATCTGGCACATGTCCTGAAAGACTCCAACATGATGAGTCAAAATATCTATCCCACCAATGGCGTGCTCCTTGCCAATGTTCGCGTTGAACGCCTCTCAAAATCTGGAATGCCAGTCCTTGATATCGTGAAATCGGATATATGCATACATCTGCGTTGTCCCCTGCTCGAGACTGCCTTTTATatttccaccacctcaatgAACCCTTCAACATGTCGAAATCCCACTCCCCAAAACATTCCAGCTTCGGATCTTTATTTTGTCCTTTCATTGATCAATCTGTTACCTCCaggacaacaccaacagccaTATCTTCGTCAACCAGTGTCATGCATCTACCCCGATATTGAAACCCCAAAGCACGCCATCAGCCCCCTGTCCTCGCCTGCCAGTTCAGGTTCCCCACACTCTCTCTCACTCAGGTCCTCCACAGTTCGTTTACCCCAAGGTACAGAATAGATACAACGACCCcacaccccaccaccacgtcTTATAAACGGCCACGAACCCGAGACCGGcccttttttattttctggGAAAGATAACACACCCCCATTGTGATTTTGGCAGGGCCGGAcggttgtcgttgttgttgttgttgttgtcgttgtagagagcctcttcttcttttttttcttttcttctccttttccaacAAGTTCAGACTTCATAAAGATGGCcgccccaacaaccccccaagacctcgtcctccccgaACCTGCCCCCTCAAGCGGCGGCGCATCCCAGACATTCAAAGATCTGTTTTCCGGCGCAGCAGGTGGAATCGCTCAGGTCCTGATCGGTAATGAACCCCCCCTTCATAATTCAACAActctttttttctatccATCCCCGTACTAACCTGTTGTTGTTTACTCAAGGCCAACCCTTCGACATAGTCAAAGTCCGCCTCCAAACCTCCACCCTCTAcccctccgccctcgccgccgcaaCCTCAATCTACACGACCGAAGGCCCCCTAGCCTTCTACAAAGgaaccctcacccccctcctcggcatcggcgCCTGCGTCTCAATCCAGTTCGGCGCCTTCCACTACGCCCGCCGCCACCTCgaatcctccctccccctcccaatcccaactcTCATACTCCCAGTACTATTCCGCCGGCGCCTTCGCCGGAGTGGCAAACTCGGTCCTCTCCGGTCCCATCGAACACGTCCGCATCCGCCTGCAAACCCAACCCCACGGCCCGGCACGTCTCTACTCCGGCCCGCTCGACTGCGTCAGACAGCTCGTCCGCCAGGGGGGGTTTACCCACGGCCTCTACCGCGGACAGGCGGTCACTTTGATCAGAGAAGCGCAGGCGTACGGGCTGTGGTTCTTGTCGTTTGAGTGGCTCATGAATTCGGACGCGAAGCGCAACAGCGTCGACCGTAAGGAAATCCCGAGCTGGAAGGTGGCGCTGTATGGTGGGCTTGCCGGGGAGGCGCTGTGGTTGGGGAGTTACCCGTTTGATGTCGTCAAGTCAAAGATGCAGACCGACGGGTTTGGACAGGGGCAGCAGAGGTATAGGAATATGAGGCATTGTTTCGCGCAGGTTTGGAGGCaggaggggatgagggggtttTGGAAGGGCTTGGGGCCGACGCTGCTGAGGGCCATGCCTGTCAGTGCGGGGACGTTTGCCGTGGtggagatgacgatgagggCTATTAACTAGATGAAAGACAAGAGGAGAGGGGAGTGATGGGAATGCTCCTCAACGGGCTTGGATCCACCACGTCAAGGAGTTGGGGAGTCTTCAACGAAAGCGAATGTATTGCATGTTGGTCGGGATATTGTACACCAAAAGGGTCGGATGATATCCATTtgattttgattttttttcccccttctcTAGATTTCTAGCCAAATGAAGCGATTTGTTCTTCTTCTATTCCTACTCGGCATtctcaaccctcctccccaaaatctGCCTCGCATTCGCAGCCGTCAAGCCACCATCCGCAACCccgacctcctccagcatcttcttcgcctcggTATTGTCTGTGTAAACCATGTCTGTGGCCTTCTTCAACGTCATTCCTTCTCCCTCGAGCGGCAAATTCAACAACCTGACCGCATCACTCAAGCTCCCCAAGGCATTCGACCCATCGGGGATatacctctccaccaccccctcaatcGCGGCCAGATCCCTTGCAAACTGTGCTGCGCCTGAAGCGGTGAACTTGTGCGACATTAGCACCTCCGTCCAGAGAATATCATTCAGCTTCTCCAGCGCCTGCCGCCAAACCCTGCGGAAGGGAGCGGTCCCCAGTGCCCGGGAGAGGAAGTCGAGGTCTCGTTTGAGGATACGGAGTGGTTCATCTAGTTCGGCCGTGATGGCTAGATTATCAACCTCGTCCGAGATGGTGGTCCACTGTGCGCGGTGGAGGTAGGCTCTGAAGATTTTGTGGTGGGAGCTGGCTAGTGCTTCCGACAAGAGCTTTTGGGCGGTTTGCCTTCTCGCGCTGTAGGCGGCGATGGTCTCGTCAAAGAGGACGCCATTGTCATTGTCTTCTGTGCCGACAACAGCCGAGGTGCGGTTCCGGACGTGGTCGTAGCTCATGCCGCCGGCGAGGTTGCTTTGGTCTTCGGTAACCTTAGCGCGGCTTTGGAGTTGTTCCCACATGGTGATGAAGAACTTTTTGCCTATTAGCTTTTTTCGGGggtgaaaaaaagaaagagaaaaaaaaaaaaaaagaagggagggggaaagaaTACCTCTTCGTTGCTCCAATCTTTCAGCGCATTCACCACATGATCCGCACTCCCATAGACCTTACACAACGTCTCCAAAGCCCCCGTCCCCTCCAACGCAGCAATCTGCTCCTTCGTCACCCCAAACGCCCTCCCTACCGTAGACGTAATGCTCAAATACGCCTCCAGCGTCCCCCTCAAGTGGTCATGATACTCATCCAGAATAGTAAGCTGGATATCAATCAGAAACCTCAACTTGTGCgaaaacctcctcaccctctcatACTGCGTCGTGACGCTCTTCAACAGATCCGTCACCCTCACCGCCGCAAACGTCGGCTTCGTCTTCCCCGCCCCAGCAAAATCATAGTCGATCATCCTCGCATCCTGAGTCTTCATGATACCCTGGTATCT
Protein-coding regions in this window:
- the YMC1 gene encoding carrier protein ymc1 (COG:C; EggNog:ENOG503NVWZ), which codes for MAAPTTPQDLVLPEPAPSSGGASQTFKDLFSGAAGGIAQVLIGQPFDIVKVRLQTSTLYPSALAAATSIYTTEGPLAFYKGTLTPLLGIGACYYSAGAFAGVANSVLSGPIEHVRIRLQTQPHGPARLYSGPLDCVRQLVRQGGFTHGLYRGQAVTLIREAQAYGLWFLSFEWLMNSDAKRNSVDRKEIPSWKVALYGGLAGEALWLGSYPFDVVKSKMQTDGFGQGQQRYRNMRHCFAQVWRQEGMRGFWKGLGPTLLRAMPVSAGTFAVVEMTMRAIN
- a CDS encoding uncharacterized protein (EggNog:ENOG503Q4MV), with amino-acid sequence MATPDVAAPSVNGVAASSRADSPADSINSSTKRKRDANDDQQDHNDKNSKPQVNGLQKCHDDQSLIRDFFDVLQSHDKTTPAILKRHLQVPAPDGEPSLKRAKSEEDEPTTIADKVSQGAYRILDDLMCDLTKAVEDQVKELKIEDGAANGDVISQTKSFKAAALELYRRELSYPKLPQSLPAVRPGQKETGSEGSLVLSTFGQAPNLRPLFTSLQHPASPDGVVKPLGDGQLPNGVTATKIYPDVCAASDKNARSLTLGELFPSPRNLPPLQPPKAPKNTTKSNVLTFYHPELTEKSKYRSGTYFSQPLSTGHWLDYSNATPAIHAKTKQRERAQSLAGVKPSSVELELSEMEALFRGAFSSFAPSKDDSAAIVPSSLISRIWWQRVGRRNFEKMNEEAFDEKEEENAVDPALVTEIDDDLVKEAIENWDSVVVDPTLDEVLGKRSDGEKEVEDLLDEVTDMIETLSSFQRNRNLTVPTSQDRYSADPNNGDMLRNGNASQQPSEEEMMTYETLKAQLALIIQSLPPYAVARLNSDRLEELAVSTKIEVRSDDYRGVMEEDEPARLARQAAQAATNAVQRQAHRTPSVSSATYGNHQYPGQFQPSARPIANAQHFPQTPVRPQQNMFPRAPSTVPIPQPHHQVQPRQPPPTQYRPAPGPQMYAPQLAKAQGPYGHSGVPQPYVNSPTQQRMPQPPPPPHSNYMGQQGAPRYPQQGYQQSFPQHQQIHPQHQQHPQHQQVPHHQPLAQHPPQHPHNPQHPPQHGQQAPFPAYANGGPMQRTISPQIPQQNPYGQSPTPPQQHQQLPHGRPPYGPGTPGMPPNNVQHRGPYPASPNMMQGGNRPSSSLTGFATVMPEVQQRQVMEQARARADAEQRVSGHMGKVAQGEVVGLAGIGLGGQMDVHKMAAANKMQIGNNGASPGPKMAMHQPSPTPPMNGTQTPVPVPHVPSPMQGVVPTPSPGPQGPFVKPAMP
- the APR1 gene encoding aspartic proteinase precursor (COG:O; MEROPS:MER0000941; EggNog:ENOG503NW5J) codes for the protein MKGALLTAAVLLGAAQAGGTHKLKLKKVPLAEQLEAVPLETQMKHLGQKYMGIRPQQSHANAVFQGSLADPKGIHPVPISNFMNAQYFSEITIGTPPQSFKVVLDTGSSNLWVPSVDCGSIACYLHSKYDSSASSTFKANGSSFEIRYGSGSLSGYVSQDTMTIGDIKIKEQDFAEATSEPGLAFAFGRFDGIMGLGFDRISVNGIVPPFYKMIEQKLIDEPVFAFKLADTEGESEVTFGGVDKDAYKGKLITIPLRRKAYWEVDFDAISYGDDTADLENTGIILDTGTSLIALPSQLAEMLNAQIGAKKGYTGQYTVDCAKRDSMKDVTFNLAGYNFTLGPYDYVLEAGSSCISSFFPMDMPEPVGPLAILGDSFLRRYYSIYDLGANTVSLAEAK
- the SHM2 gene encoding Serine hydroxymethyltransferase, cytosolic (EggNog:ENOG503NVHZ; COG:H) — translated: MLSHEVGVPKFFFPPSDPPSRRPPAKERQRPCESSSHSQTFFSSFFLITKLNSYHHPPSYPTYTQDTMASSTYALSEEHKQLLEKSLVDSDPEVAEIMKHEIQRQRESIILIASENVTSRAVFDALGSPMSNKYSEGLPGARYYGGNQHIDEIELLCQKRALEAFHLDPAKWGVNVQCLSGSPANLQVYQAIMPPHGRLMGLDLPHGGHLSHGYQTPQRKISAVSTYFETMPYRVNLDTGIIDYDQLEKNAQLFRPKILVAGTSAYCRLIDYERMRKIADSVGAYLVVDIAHISGLVASGVIPTPFEYADVVTTTTHKSLRGPRGAMIFFRKGVRSVDAKTGKETLYDLEDKINFSVFPGHQGGPHNHTITALAVALKQAASPEFKAYQEKVVANAKTLERVFKEQGHKLVSDGTDSHMVLLDLRPFALDGARVEALLEQINITCNKNAVPGDKSALTPGGLRIGTPAMTSRGFGEADFERVAKYIDESIKLCKEVQAALPKEANKLKDFKAKVASGEVPRINELKKEIAEWSSTFPLPVEGWRVDAGL